The nucleotide sequence TCCACACTGTTTGTTCCGAAGTTGGAAAAAGTTGCCAAAGCATCATTTTGATCTGATGCGCCGACACAAATGACATTGGTCAAAGTCGCACTAAAATTACATGGATAAACCGGAATGGTGTCATTGTCTGAAGCATCATTTCCCGCCGCCGCAATGACCAGACCGGAAAAACTGGCAATCGCATTTCTCATCAGGATATCGACGCCGCCATTTTCACCAAAACTCATATTGATAATCTTTGCGCCATTCTCCTGGGCAAACTGCACCGCCTTGACGATTGTCGCTGTGTCAAACTCGGCAATGTGCCCGCTGCTTTGTCCATCGGCTTTTAGCGACATCAATTTAACATCGGGAGAAATACCGGTGATTCCGGTGCTATTATTAATCGCTGCCGCTATTATCCCTCCTGTCATCGTTCCATGTGTATCCATCAGTGCATCAAAAGGATCTTTCTTGTCATAATCAAAATCGTAGCCATACAAGCAATCACCTAAAAAAACACCGTCCTCATCTTTGCAAAGTGATCCGTCCCATAGATTATTCACATCAAGATCGGGATGCGTATAGTCAAATCCCGTATCGATGTCCGCCACAATAACCGGATTTTTTTCTGAATCCGGATCATTCTCATATTTATCCCAAGCCAAGAGCCAGTGGATATCCGCCCCGCTCGTACCCGCAGTTGAGCTGACCGTTTGCCCGGTATTGTTCAGTCCCCACATGCTTGGCCAACTAGTGTCATTTGGCGGAGTGATTGCCAGGCTTTTGTAAATATAGTTCGGCTGGGCCGTTTCTACCGCTGAATTTTTTTGCAGTTCTTCCACTTTCTCATCTACCGTTGCGTTGTCGCGGATCTCATAGAGAAAAACTGTGTCCGTGATTTTTTCCTGCTCACTAACATTCGCTATGTCTTCTAAATTATTTTTCTTAATCGCTCCCGCCTCTGTGCCTGGATCAATTTTTTCTATTTTATACTCAACCAAAATTTCACCGCTCCTTTGCGCTGCAGGATTTTCCCCGTCCAATAGAACGGGAGATATCACATCGGCTGTCTCTTTTTTAAAATATTCCGCCAAAATAAAACCGCCAGATATGTTTGGACTTACTAGAAGTGAAAACAGCAGCAGAAAAAAAACTATTCTTCCTCCCACCTTTTTGTTTTTGATTTCCATAATTTAATTATACCACGAGTTTCCCTACCGAGAGATAAAGGCTTCCATAGAGGCCTCTATTTTTTGCCTGCACCTGATCCCATCAAGCTAAATACATAAAAAAACTCCCCTGCAGCGTAATACAAATTATTGTTCGCTGAGGGGAGGGTGATCGTAATATATTATGGTCCATTTTAATCCCAATCATTGATTATTCCGAAAATTTTATCGAGCCTGTTTTTGATGTCTTCAAAATTCCCGCGCAACTCATGAAGGGGAATCTTTGCATTCAACACATCAGCTTCCTTTAGCCCCTCTGCCAGATCTAGCGTGTCGTTGAAAACTTCAATTCCGCGCAAGATACTTTTTATAACCAGGTCAGTCGCTGACTCCAATTTTTTCCCCTTGCTCTTCTTGCTTCGGCGCTCCTTAACCAAGCCCTGTTTTTCCGCCTTTAGCCTAACAAGCAGATTGAGAGCATTGGGATGAATAAACTCTTTCTTCCTTTCCTTTTTCAGATTTTGGATTATTTCATAGACTGCGGACTGGTTTTCTTTCTTGTAATCAACCAGTACCAACGCCTCTCCCTTGGTCAATTCACGCTCTGCAAGCATTTTTATGTAACTCGGGAGCAGATCCAAGTAACGCCGGATTCTCTGGATGCTTGCAACCGGCTTTCCCATCGCAACGGCGATATCCTCATCTGACAGTTTAAACTCTTCTTCCATGCGCAGTATCGCCAGAGCCTCCTCGATCGGTGTAAGTGCGACTTTGTTGGCATTATCAGTCACGCAACGTAAAAATATCTGTTTGTCATCCTCAATCTTATAGACCAGGCAACTGACATGACTGATTCCCGCTTCTTTTGATGCGAGTGATCTTCGCTCTCCTCCAATAATCAATCCGTATGGCATACTGTCGGATTCTTTCCGAATGACAATTTTTATCGGAGAATCCACGTCGCCGTTGAGCTTGATGGATTTTGCAAGCTCTTTGATTTCTTTTTTATCAAAAAAGATTCGTGTTTGCCGCTTAAGGGGAACCAGAAAAGCAAGCGGAATTCTAACTCTGGTCCCTAAAATCAGATTGTCCAATTCGTCGCGTGAGTTGATAGTGTAATAACCATTCTCGCTCAAAGATCTCAGGCAACCGACTCTCCACTGGGATCTTTTTTGCATTTCAGCAAAATCAACCGGCGCCATTCCGTTTTTAACCCGAAATTTTTTGATCTTTTTCTTTTCCCCCCTTTCTTCTCTTTGGGCAGCTCTTCTCGCTTCCCTATCCGCTCTTACATCCTCATCCTCTTCTGTCTCATTGAAAGTCCCAGTTCCCTCCTCATTGATTTCCTTTAAACTATAGCCTCTTTCAATGTCTTTGAGGATGCTTCCGATATCTCCTTGTTTCATTATGCCTTCTCCTTTCAATAAATGGGTTGATATTTTAAAGAGCCGTTTATAATCAAAAGTTTTCCTCCCTATATCAAACCTAGCGTAGAAAATTAGAAAAGGCAAGAAATCCCCAATTTAATATAAAAACCAACTGACTAAGACTGGTAAGAGATATTGATTTAGAGGCCTCTATAGAAGCCTCTAAAATTGCAAAAAAAATAACCCACCTCTCACCGTCGACAGTTGTCATTGGTGAAGGGTGGGTCTTGGTCGTTTTTACTCTCTTGTGGAACGACTAATCCACAAGGCCGTGACCAGTCAATCGCTCGAGCGCTTCCAGATAGCGCGCTCTGGTTTGCTGGATGATTTCCACCGGCAAATTCGGCGCCGGGGAATCCCCCTTCCAACCGATTGATTTCAAATAGTTACGCAGGGGCTGTTTATCAAAGCTGTTTTGGCTACGCCCGATTTGATAGGTCGCTTTCGACCAAAAACGAGAGGAGTCTGGAGTCAGCACTTCATCAATGAGAATGAGCTCGCCTTCGTACCAGCCAAGCTCAAACTTGGTGTCAGCGATAATAATTCCGCAATGCAATGCGTGCCTTGTTGCTTTTTCAAAGAGCCCTAGGCAGATGTCAGCAACTTTGTCAGTGTTTTTTACTCCGACAATTTTTTGCATCTGCTTAATTGAAATATTTACATCATGTTTTCCTGCTTCGGCCTTGGTCGATGGCATAAAAATAGGCTCGGACAATTTTTCTGATTCCTGAAGACCAACCGGCAATTCATGCCCGCAAACCACTCTATTTTCCAGATAGGCTTCCCAGGCTGAACCAGAAATACACCCCCGCACAATACATTCCACCGGAAGCGGAGCGGCTTTACGAACCAACATACTTCTCCCAATGAGTTGCTCTTTGAAGGAAGCACAGACCTTGGGGTATCTGTTGACATCTGCCGTAATTAGATGGTTGGGTACGATATCACGCAAGTAATCGAGCCAGAAACTTGACATTTGATTGAGGATTACCCCTTTATCCGGTATAGGATCAGGCAATACTTCGTCAAAAGCGGATATGCGATCAGTGGCGATCATTAAGTTTCCCGCGTACTTAAGATCATACATATCGCGGACTTTCCCACGAGAAACAAGTTGGAGTCCCGGTAAATAACTTTCAAACATTGGTTGTGTCATGCGCGTTCTCCTTTCATTTTTTCTCTCTGTTTTCGCCCG is from Parcubacteria group bacterium and encodes:
- a CDS encoding S8 family serine peptidase, translated to MEIKNKKVGGRIVFFLLLFSLLVSPNISGGFILAEYFKKETADVISPVLLDGENPAAQRSGEILVEYKIEKIDPGTEAGAIKKNNLEDIANVSEQEKITDTVFLYEIRDNATVDEKVEELQKNSAVETAQPNYIYKSLAITPPNDTSWPSMWGLNNTGQTVSSTAGTSGADIHWLLAWDKYENDPDSEKNPVIVADIDTGFDYTHPDLDVNNLWDGSLCKDEDGVFLGDCLYGYDFDYDKKDPFDALMDTHGTMTGGIIAAAINNSTGITGISPDVKLMSLKADGQSSGHIAEFDTATIVKAVQFAQENGAKIINMSFGENGGVDILMRNAIASFSGLVIAAAGNDASDNDTIPVYPCNFSATLTNVICVGASDQNDALATFSNFGTNSVDIVAPGENIYSLYYDPDGVYHYASGDGTSFSAPYTVGLAAMLWGYDQTLTVSQVKSAILNTGDVKSGLTTIKQIDDGTSVGGRRINAYRALLLLDSDVIAPASPLGLTVD
- a CDS encoding ParB/RepB/Spo0J family partition protein translates to MKQGDIGSILKDIERGYSLKEINEEGTGTFNETEEDEDVRADREARRAAQREERGEKKKIKKFRVKNGMAPVDFAEMQKRSQWRVGCLRSLSENGYYTINSRDELDNLILGTRVRIPLAFLVPLKRQTRIFFDKKEIKELAKSIKLNGDVDSPIKIVIRKESDSMPYGLIIGGERRSLASKEAGISHVSCLVYKIEDDKQIFLRCVTDNANKVALTPIEEALAILRMEEEFKLSDEDIAVAMGKPVASIQRIRRYLDLLPSYIKMLAERELTKGEALVLVDYKKENQSAVYEIIQNLKKERKKEFIHPNALNLLVRLKAEKQGLVKERRSKKSKGKKLESATDLVIKSILRGIEVFNDTLDLAEGLKEADVLNAKIPLHELRGNFEDIKNRLDKIFGIINDWD
- a CDS encoding phosphoribosylaminoimidazolesuccinocarboxamide synthase, translated to MTQPMFESYLPGLQLVSRGKVRDMYDLKYAGNLMIATDRISAFDEVLPDPIPDKGVILNQMSSFWLDYLRDIVPNHLITADVNRYPKVCASFKEQLIGRSMLVRKAAPLPVECIVRGCISGSAWEAYLENRVVCGHELPVGLQESEKLSEPIFMPSTKAEAGKHDVNISIKQMQKIVGVKNTDKVADICLGLFEKATRHALHCGIIIADTKFELGWYEGELILIDEVLTPDSSRFWSKATYQIGRSQNSFDKQPLRNYLKSIGWKGDSPAPNLPVEIIQQTRARYLEALERLTGHGLVD